Proteins encoded by one window of Channa argus isolate prfri chromosome 1, Channa argus male v1.0, whole genome shotgun sequence:
- the LOC137128124 gene encoding sodium-dependent neutral amino acid transporter B(0)AT1-like — protein MRLVLPNPGLDERIPSLGELERIEKEEAGERPKWDNKAQYLLTCVGFCVGLGNVWRFPYLCQSHGGGAFMIPFLILLVLEGIPLLHLEFAIGQRLRKGSVGVWTAINPYLTGVGISSMTVSFLVGMYYNTIIAWVMWYFFNSFQNPLPWNQCPLNDNLTDLDSECKRSSPVDYFWYRETLNTSASIDESGGLQVWMVLCLIAAWGVLYISCIRGIETTGKAVYITSTLPYLVLTIFLIRGLTLKGSLDGIKFLFTPDLDELMNPSTWLDAGAQVFYSFSLAFGGLISFSSYNSVHNNCEQDAVIISIINGCTSVYAATVIYSIIGFRATEQFDTCLNENIMMLLNAFDLTEGAITESNYGEILQHLNSTISGSEVIQGLDLNTCNLRTFLSDGVEGTGLAFIVFTEAITKMPLSPLWSVLFFIMLFCLGLSTMFGSIEGVVVPLQDLKIFPKKWPKEVITGIVCLSSFLIALIFALQSGNYWLALFDGYAGSIPLLIIAFCEMIAVSYLYGIDRFNKDIEFMIGHKPNIFWQATWRVVSPLIVLVIFVFYFVTKVSAKLTYITWNPNSAYFPVLETLLYPSWVYVIIFLLAGVPSLLIPGFALYKLFQRCCCKKSINKSEISSISAKINMYSNQTVS, from the exons ATGAGACTGGTTCTTCCTAATCCTGGGCTCGATGAACGGATCCCCTCTCTTGGGGAGCTGGAGAGAATAGAGAAGGAGGAGGCTGGGGAAAGGCCCAAATGGGACAACAAAGCCCAGTACCTGCTTACCTGCGTGGGATTCTGTGTGGGACTTGGTAACGTTTGGAGGTTCCCTTATTTGTGTCAAAGCCATGGAGGAG GAGCTTTTATGATCCCTTTTCTTATCCTGCTCGTGCTGGAGGGAATCCCACTGCTGCACCTGGAGTTTGCCATTGGACAACGACTCAGGAAGGGTAGTGTAGGAGTTTGGACTGCAATTAACCCCTACCTGACTGGTGTTG GCATTTCATCCATGACAGTCTCATTCTTGGTGGGCATGTACTACAACACCATTATTGCCTGGGTGATGTGGTATTTCTTCAACTCATTTCAGAACCCCCTGCCATGGAACCAGTGTCCTCTAAATGATAATCTCACAG ATTTAGATTCAGAATGCAAGCGCAGCTCTCCAGTGGACTATTTCTGGTACCGAGAGACACTGAACACCTCAGCTTCAATAGATGAGTCTGGTGGTCTTCAGGTGTGGATGGTGCTGTGTTTGATTGCTGCTTGGGGTGTGCTCTACATTTCCTGCATTAGAGGAATCGAGACCACTGGCAAG GCTGTGTACATCACCTCCACTCTGCCATATTTGGTCCTCACCATTTTCCTCATCAGAGGGTTGACCCTGAAGGGTTCTCTGGATGGAATCAAGTTCCTTTTCACACCTGAT CTAGATGAGTTGATGAACCCATCAACATGGCTGGATGCAGGAGCTCAAGTTTTCTACTCATTTTCTCTGGCCTTTGGAGGTCTCATCTCCTTCTCCAgctacaactcagttca CAACAATTGTGAGCAAGATGCTGTTATCATCTCCATTATTAATGGCTGTACTTCTGTCTACGCTGCCACCGTTATCTACTCCATCATTGGCTTCCGTGCAACAGAGCAGTTTGACACCTGTCTTAATGA GAACATCATGATGCTGCTGAATGCATTTGATCTAACAGAGGGGGCCATCACAGAGAGCAACTATGGTGAAATCCTACAACATCTCAACAGTACAATCTCAGGATCAGAGGTCATCCAAGGGCTGGACCTCAACACTTGCAACCTGAGGACTTTTCTCAGTGAT ggtGTCGAGGGAACAGGTCTGGCCTTTATTGTGTTCACAGAAGCCATCACAAAGATGCCCCTTTCTCCTCTTTGGTCTGTCCTCTTTTTCATCATGCTCTTCTGTCTCGGGCTCTCCACAATGTTTGGAAGCATAGAGGGAGTTGTGGTTCCATTGCAAGACCTAAAGATATTTCCTAAGAAATGGCCTAAAGAGGTGATCACAG GAATTGTGTGCCTCTCATCCTTCTTGATTGCGCTCATCTTCGCTCTGCAGTCTGGTAATTATTGGTTGGCACTGTTTGACGGGTATGCAGGCTCCATACCGCTGCTCATAATCGCCTTCTGTGAGATGATTGCTGTGTCCTACCTGTATGGAATTGATAG GTTTAACAAGGATATTGAGTTCATGATTGGACATAAACCAAACATCTTCTGGCAGGCCACATGGAGAGTGGTTAGCCCTTTGATTGTCttggtcatttttgtgttttactttgtcaCCAAAGTCAGTGCCAAGCTGACATATATCACCTGGAATCCAAACTCG GCATACTTCCCAGTGTTGGAGACATTACTCTATCCCAGCTGGGTCTATGTTATCATTTTCCTTCTGGCTGGAGTTCCCAGTCTCCTGATCCCAGGATTTGCTTTGTATAAACTGTTCCAAAGATGCTGCTGCAAGAAAAGCATCAATAAAAGTGAGATCAGCAGCATCTCTGCCAAAATTAACATGTATAGCAACCAAACAGTGTCATAG
- the LOC137128129 gene encoding sodium-dependent neutral amino acid transporter B(0)AT1-like, whose product MKLKFPNPGLDDRIPSHGELEKMEKEEAGDRPKWDNKAQYLLTCVGFCVGLGNVWRFPYLCQSHGGGAFMIPFLILLVLEGIPLLHLEFAIGQRLRKGSVGVWRSINPCLTGVGIASLLVSFLVGMYYNTIMAWIMWYLFNSFQDPLPWSQCPLNANRTGVVEECARSSTVDYFWYRETLNTSTAIDDAGGLQWWMVLALLAAWTMLYVCCIRGIETTGKAVYITSTLPYLVLTIFLIRGLTLKGSLEGIKFLFTPDVNELMNPSTWLDAGAQVFYSFSLAFGGLISFSSYNSIHNNCEQDAVLISIINGCTSVYSATVIYSIIGFRATQNFDDCMGNNILKLMNAFGYPENNITESNYNDVLTHLNNTNPDIIQGLQLQTCDMQFFLSQGVEGTGLAFIVFTEAIIKMPFSPLWAVLFFIMLFCLGLSTMFGNIEGVVVPLQDLNVFPRTWPKEVFSGLTCLISLCLGLIFALRSGNYWLALFDNFAGSIPLLIIGFCEMVAVIYIYGVDRFNKDIEFMIGHKPNIFWQMTWRVISPLIMIFILIFYFVTQITKSLTYLVWDEEAESFPTLEPRPYPSWIYVIIFILAGVPSLSIPTFALFKFIQRKCCKQKDYSNDSLNTISAKIEMGDKMKL is encoded by the exons ATGAAGCTGAAGTTTCCAAATCCAGGACTGGATGACCGAATCCCCTCTCATGGGGAGCTGGAGAagatggagaaggaggaggcTGGGGACAGGCCCAAATGGGACAACAAAGCCCAGTACTTGCTCACCTGTGTGGGCTTCTGTGTAGGACTCGGCAATGTCTGGAGGTTCCCTTATTTGTGTCAAAGCCATGGAGGAG GAGCATTTAtgatcccattcttaatcctgCTGGTTCTTGAGGGAATCCCACTTCTGCACCTGGAGTTTGCCATCGGGCAGCGCCTGAGGAAAGGCAGTGTGGGAGTATGGCGCTCAATCAATCCTTGCCTGACTGGAGTTG GTATCGCATCTTTGCTCGTCTCATTTTTGGTGGGTATGTACTACAACACCATCATGGCCTGGATCATGTGGTATCTATTCAACTCCTTTCAGGATCCTCTGCCTTGGAGCCAGTGTCCTCTCAATGCTAACAGGACAG GGGTGGTAGAAGAGTGTGCACGGAGCAGCACTGTAGATTATTTCTGGTACAGAGAGACGCTGAACACTTCAACAGCCATTGATGATGCTGGAGGCCTGCAGTGGTGGATGGTGCTAGCCCTGCTGGCTGCCTGGACCATGCTGTATGTCTGCTGCATTCGAGGGATTGAGACCACTGGAAAG GCTGTGTACATCACATCCACGCTTCCATATTTGGTTCTCACTATTTTCCTTATAAGAGGACTGACTCTAAAAGGCTCTTTAGAGGGAATCAAGTTTCTCTTCACTCCAGAT GTAAATGAGTTAATGAATCCATCGACCTGGTTGGATGCAGGTGCTCAAGTTTTCTACTCCTTCTCCTTGGCTTTTGGAGGTCTCATCTCCTTCTCCAGCTACAACTCTATTCA CAACAACTGTGAGCAGGATGCCGTTCTCATCTCCATTATTAATGGCTGCACTTCAGTGTACTCTGCAACAGTTATCTACTCTATCATTGGCTTCAGGGCTACACAGAATTTTGATGACTGCATGGGAAA CAACATCTTGAAGCTTATGAATGCCTTCGGCTATCCAGAAAACAACATCACAGAAAGCAACTACAATGACGTTCTGACCCACCTCAACAATACAAATCCAGATATCATACAAGGATTGCAACTACAGACATGTGACATGCAGTTTTTCCTCAGTCAG GGCGTGGAGGGAACAGGTTTGGCTTTCATCGTGTTCACAGAGGCCATCATCAAGATGCCCTTTTCCCCTCTTTGGGCTGTCCTCTTCTTTATCATGCTCTTCTGTCTTGGCCTTTCAACTATGTTTGGGAACATCGAGGGTGTGGTGGTTCCTTTACAAGACCTAAATGTTTTCCCCAGAACGTGGCCCAAAGAAGTATTTTCTG gtctgACTTGCTTAATTTCTTTATGTCTTGGGCTTATATTTGCCTTGCGCTCTGGAAACTATTGGCTAGCTCTGTTTGACAACTTTGCTGGTTCTATTCCTCTTCTGATCATTGGATTTTGTGAAATGGTTGCTGTCATTTATATCTACGGTGTAGATAG GTTTAACAAGGACATTGAGTTTATGATTGGCCACAAGCCAAATATTTTCTGGCAGATGACATGGAGAGTGATTAGCCCACTCATTATGATCTTCATTTTGATTTTCTACTTCGTTACCCAAATCACCAAGAGTCTCACCTATTTGGTCTGGGACGAGGAGGCG GAAAGCTTCCCCACCCTTGAACCACGTCCATATCCATCCTGGATCTATGTCATCATCTTTATCTTGGCTGGTGTTCCCAGTTTATCCATCCCAACATTTGCCCTCTTCAAATTCATCCAGAGGAAATGTTGCAAACAGAAGGACTACAGTAATGATTCATTGAACACTATCTCTGCCAAAATAGAAATGGGGGATAAAATGAAGCTTTAG